A window of Vibrio ishigakensis contains these coding sequences:
- a CDS encoding AraC family transcriptional regulator — translation MLSILESRSLYASINYLKSQKAPVSEWLHDCGLPPSLLDQVESRVPSVGWWKLLEFAASKLENNQLGVNIEAQDRGFSLMSQFGSAIYQSKTLASCWHEVATLSHTQSSNAALSLHTTEKGLWLLGTGTEQRVEHYPQIEQLVVCNFIRLGRFKLGEGWAPDAIKVINKQNQLLFSKLFPNADIILSSETGVFCYRKSSVPSKSELSNHSLSELSFSERLYQLLLAFAPHGLPSKRYFLDKLELSNRQLRSRLEQDKVTYRELVNKAKLEAAKQYLRDSQLKVIDIAYMLGYQNPNHFSRAFKKAEGETPLKFRQKKRPVNRPNF, via the coding sequence ATGCTCTCTATCCTAGAATCTAGAAGCCTATATGCTTCAATTAACTATCTAAAATCTCAAAAAGCGCCTGTATCAGAGTGGTTACACGACTGCGGCCTGCCACCCTCCCTTTTAGACCAAGTAGAGAGCCGAGTCCCCTCTGTAGGATGGTGGAAGCTGCTAGAGTTCGCCGCAAGCAAACTTGAGAACAACCAGTTAGGTGTGAATATCGAAGCCCAAGACCGCGGTTTTTCATTGATGTCTCAGTTTGGTTCTGCCATTTATCAAAGCAAAACCTTGGCAAGCTGCTGGCATGAAGTTGCCACCCTTAGCCATACTCAATCAAGCAATGCCGCCTTAAGCTTACATACTACTGAAAAAGGGCTGTGGCTTTTGGGAACTGGGACAGAGCAGAGGGTTGAACACTACCCTCAGATAGAGCAGTTAGTGGTGTGCAATTTTATTCGTTTAGGCCGCTTCAAGCTCGGAGAGGGCTGGGCGCCGGATGCCATTAAAGTCATCAACAAGCAAAACCAACTACTCTTCTCAAAGCTATTTCCAAATGCAGATATCATTTTATCTAGCGAAACTGGCGTCTTTTGTTACCGGAAAAGTAGTGTTCCAAGTAAGTCTGAACTTTCCAACCATTCTCTATCTGAACTCAGTTTTAGCGAACGCCTCTATCAGCTTCTACTGGCCTTTGCACCCCACGGGTTGCCAAGCAAAAGGTACTTCTTAGATAAATTAGAGCTCAGTAACCGACAACTAAGGTCTCGCTTAGAGCAAGACAAGGTCACCTATCGAGAACTAGTCAACAAAGCCAAGCTAGAAGCCGCCAAACAGTACCTACGAGACAGCCAACTAAAGGTGATAGATATAGCGTATATGCTTGGATACCAAAACCCCAACCACTTTAGCCGCGCCTTCAAAAAAGCAGAAGGAGAAACCCCTTTGAAATTCAGACAAAAAAAAAGGCCGGTAAACCGGCCAAATTTTTAG
- the fadJ gene encoding fatty acid oxidation complex subunit alpha FadJ: MSDVKTFNLTIDSEGLAWLSIDVQGEKMNTLQAAFADEIKSILEELKGSDAKGLIIHSLKPDNFVAGADVRMLDACTSAEEATKLATTGQEMFNELSKLPFSVVAAIHGPALGGGLELALACDYRVCSDDDITRLGLPEVQLGLLPGSGGTQRLPRLIGLMASLDLILTGKQVRAKKAKRLGIVDAAVPDSILFEVAKQFATKSKPKRKTPPKEKLISNISVSRKVIFDQAAKKTRAKTRGNYPAADKILEVMQYGLEKGFAKGLEKEANEFGELVMTPESEALRSIFFATTEMKKEHFGDAKPRTVNQVGVLGGGLMGAGIAHVSLGKAKVPVKLKDVSEDGVLNALSYNYKLFSKQRKRRILSKAQLQAKMGQLRGGTDYLGFEQTQVVIEAVFEDLALKQSMVKEVEALSDKDIIFASNTSSLPIHQIAEGASKPENVVGLHYFSPAEKMPLVEVIPHATTSDETVATVVALARKQGKTPIVVKDSAGFYVNRILAPYMNEAAHVLMAEQEIEHIDNALLNFGFPVGPITLLDEVGVDIGAKIMPILVNELGDRFQGPDLFDTLLNDGRKGRKVGKGFYTYKGKDKKVDKSVYGLLKLTPSKSISEDDIALRCVIPLLNEAVRCLDEGIIASARDGDIGAIFGIGFPPFTGGPFRFMDHYGLDKLIEKMGEFELKYGERFKPCQAMLDRAEQNRTFY, from the coding sequence ATGAGTGATGTAAAAACCTTTAATTTAACCATCGACAGCGAAGGGCTTGCTTGGCTCTCAATAGATGTGCAGGGCGAGAAGATGAATACCCTGCAAGCAGCCTTTGCCGATGAGATCAAATCTATCCTTGAAGAGCTAAAAGGCAGTGATGCCAAAGGCCTTATTATCCATTCGCTCAAACCTGACAACTTTGTTGCGGGTGCGGATGTGCGTATGTTGGATGCGTGTACCAGTGCCGAAGAGGCCACTAAGCTTGCCACTACGGGGCAAGAGATGTTTAACGAGTTGTCGAAACTGCCATTCTCCGTTGTGGCGGCCATTCATGGTCCGGCCCTTGGCGGTGGTCTAGAGTTGGCGCTTGCGTGTGACTATCGCGTTTGTAGTGATGATGATATTACCCGCCTTGGTCTTCCTGAGGTACAGCTTGGTCTGTTGCCTGGCTCTGGTGGTACACAGCGCCTGCCTCGCCTTATCGGTTTGATGGCTTCGCTGGATCTTATCCTTACCGGCAAGCAGGTACGTGCAAAGAAAGCCAAGAGGCTGGGTATAGTAGATGCCGCTGTGCCGGATTCTATCTTGTTTGAGGTTGCCAAGCAGTTCGCTACTAAATCGAAACCTAAGCGCAAGACTCCACCTAAAGAGAAGCTTATCTCTAATATCTCGGTTAGCCGTAAGGTTATCTTTGATCAAGCAGCGAAAAAGACTCGAGCAAAAACCCGTGGTAATTACCCTGCAGCAGATAAAATCCTTGAGGTGATGCAGTATGGCTTAGAGAAGGGCTTTGCAAAAGGCTTAGAGAAAGAAGCGAACGAGTTTGGTGAGTTGGTGATGACCCCAGAGTCTGAGGCGCTTCGCTCTATCTTCTTCGCAACTACCGAGATGAAAAAAGAACATTTTGGCGATGCGAAACCCCGCACGGTTAATCAAGTAGGCGTGCTAGGTGGCGGTTTAATGGGTGCGGGTATTGCCCATGTCTCCCTTGGTAAAGCCAAGGTGCCGGTCAAGCTAAAAGATGTGTCTGAGGATGGGGTGCTTAACGCTCTGTCATACAACTACAAGTTGTTTAGCAAGCAACGTAAACGTCGCATCCTTTCCAAAGCTCAGCTTCAGGCGAAGATGGGGCAACTACGAGGCGGTACAGACTATCTAGGCTTTGAGCAGACGCAAGTGGTTATCGAGGCGGTATTTGAAGACCTGGCGCTTAAGCAGTCTATGGTTAAAGAGGTGGAAGCGCTTAGCGACAAAGATATTATCTTTGCCTCCAACACTTCCTCTCTGCCTATCCATCAGATTGCAGAGGGTGCTTCTAAGCCAGAGAATGTAGTGGGTCTGCATTACTTTAGTCCAGCAGAGAAGATGCCGTTAGTGGAGGTTATCCCTCATGCGACTACCTCAGATGAAACCGTAGCTACTGTGGTTGCGCTGGCTAGAAAGCAGGGTAAAACCCCTATCGTAGTCAAAGACAGTGCGGGTTTTTATGTAAACCGTATTCTTGCACCTTATATGAATGAAGCTGCACACGTTTTGATGGCGGAGCAAGAAATAGAGCACATAGATAACGCCTTGCTCAACTTTGGTTTCCCTGTTGGCCCAATCACCCTACTTGATGAGGTGGGTGTGGATATCGGTGCCAAGATAATGCCGATTTTGGTGAATGAATTAGGTGACCGATTCCAAGGCCCAGACCTGTTCGACACCTTGCTTAATGATGGCCGTAAAGGTCGTAAGGTCGGCAAGGGTTTCTATACCTATAAGGGTAAAGACAAGAAGGTCGACAAGTCGGTGTATGGTCTGCTGAAGTTGACGCCATCTAAGTCTATCTCTGAGGATGACATTGCCCTTCGCTGCGTGATTCCGCTACTTAACGAGGCGGTGCGCTGTCTGGATGAGGGAATTATTGCCAGCGCAAGAGACGGTGATATAGGTGCCATCTTTGGTATTGGTTTCCCTCCATTCACCGGTGGTCCATTCCGGTTCATGGATCATTATGGGCTGGATAAACTTATCGAGAAGATGGGTGAGTTTGAACTCAAGTACGGCGAAAGATTCAAGCCATGTCAGGCGATGCTGGATAGGGCAGAGCAAAATCGCACTTTCTACTAA
- the fadI gene encoding acetyl-CoA C-acyltransferase FadI has protein sequence MGIQQLTTRQGDRIAVVAGLRTPFARQSTEFKDVPALDLGKMVVSEMLARTDIDPKLIDQVVFGQVVQMPAAPNIAREIVLGTGMDVNTDAYSVTRACATSFQATANVIESIMAGSVEVGIAGGADSSSVLPIGVSKSLAANLLALSKTKTLSQKLKILKDFKLKDLMPVPPAVAEYSTGLSMGQTAEQMAKTHGISRQDQDALAHRSHSLAAHAWNEGLVRDEVMTAYPEPYRSWIDKDNNIRFDSTIEGYAKLRPAFDRQYGSVTAANATPLTDGAAAIMLMTESKAKELGLEILGFIRSYAFSATQVEKDMLMGPSYATPIALDRAGISLADLDLIDMHEAFAAQTLANLKMFASDKFAQEKLGRSQAIGEVDMDKFNVLGGSIAYGHPFAATGARMITQTLRELKRRGGGLALNTACAAGGLGAAMILEVE, from the coding sequence ATGGGAATACAGCAGTTGACTACGCGTCAGGGAGACAGAATCGCTGTCGTCGCTGGCCTTAGAACGCCGTTCGCAAGGCAAAGTACTGAATTTAAAGATGTTCCGGCCCTAGACTTGGGCAAGATGGTAGTGAGTGAGATGCTTGCTCGCACCGATATTGACCCTAAGTTGATTGACCAGGTGGTGTTTGGTCAGGTGGTGCAGATGCCGGCTGCACCCAATATCGCTCGTGAGATAGTGCTTGGAACGGGCATGGATGTTAATACCGATGCCTACAGTGTTACCCGAGCCTGTGCGACCAGCTTTCAAGCTACGGCTAACGTCATTGAGTCTATCATGGCGGGTAGTGTAGAAGTGGGTATTGCTGGCGGTGCGGATTCGTCATCTGTTCTGCCAATCGGAGTGAGCAAATCTCTAGCCGCTAATCTTTTGGCGCTAAGTAAAACCAAAACCCTTTCTCAAAAGCTAAAGATTCTTAAAGATTTCAAACTCAAAGACCTTATGCCAGTGCCACCTGCTGTTGCAGAGTACTCTACTGGTCTTTCTATGGGGCAAACCGCCGAGCAGATGGCGAAGACCCATGGTATTTCTCGTCAAGATCAGGACGCGCTAGCACATCGCTCTCATTCCTTGGCCGCACACGCTTGGAATGAAGGTTTAGTGCGTGATGAAGTGATGACTGCCTATCCTGAGCCTTATAGGTCATGGATAGATAAAGATAATAACATCCGCTTTGATTCCACGATTGAGGGTTATGCCAAGCTAAGACCTGCTTTTGATAGACAATATGGCTCTGTCACTGCAGCAAATGCCACTCCGCTGACCGATGGCGCAGCCGCAATTATGCTGATGACGGAGAGCAAGGCCAAAGAGCTTGGTTTAGAGATCCTCGGCTTTATTCGCTCTTATGCCTTCAGTGCCACACAAGTGGAAAAAGATATGTTAATGGGGCCGTCTTACGCCACGCCAATCGCTTTGGACAGAGCAGGGATCTCTTTGGCCGATCTTGACCTTATCGATATGCACGAAGCGTTCGCCGCTCAAACCCTTGCCAATCTCAAGATGTTTGCCAGCGATAAATTCGCCCAAGAAAAACTAGGTAGAAGCCAAGCTATTGGTGAAGTTGATATGGACAAGTTCAATGTCCTAGGTGGCTCTATTGCTTATGGTCACCCATTTGCTGCAACTGGCGCTCGTATGATTACTCAAACCCTAAGAGAGCTGAAACGCAGAGGCGGCGGCTTAGCGTTGAATACCGCTTGTGCTGCTGGTGGCTTGGGCGCTGCTATGATCCTGGAGGTGGAATAA
- a CDS encoding sigma-70 family RNA polymerase sigma factor: MAVLNLFKKKQSPRNKNSTSSVESNMDKQRKYEALVRAYHKDLFRYAYWLCKDKSVAEDLVQETCLRAWKALDSLQDEKAAKSWLITILRRENARRFERKQLDLVDIDDPGNEGQVNDDGFHQREWLQAQIMRLDIEYREPLFLQVIGGFSGEEIGDILDLNKNTVMTRLFRARNQLKDLLDSSKETQGMQNG; encoded by the coding sequence GTGGCCGTATTAAATCTTTTCAAAAAAAAGCAAAGTCCGCGAAATAAAAATTCGACTTCCTCGGTCGAATCTAACATGGACAAGCAAAGAAAATACGAGGCACTAGTTCGTGCCTATCACAAGGACCTGTTTAGATACGCTTATTGGTTGTGTAAAGACAAAAGCGTGGCAGAAGACCTTGTGCAAGAAACCTGTCTACGGGCATGGAAAGCTCTAGATTCTCTGCAGGACGAAAAGGCGGCTAAGTCATGGTTAATCACTATCTTACGCCGTGAGAATGCTCGCCGATTCGAACGTAAGCAGTTAGACCTAGTTGATATTGATGACCCCGGTAACGAGGGTCAGGTTAACGATGATGGGTTTCATCAAAGGGAATGGCTTCAAGCCCAGATTATGCGCCTCGATATTGAATATCGGGAACCATTATTTTTGCAGGTCATTGGTGGGTTCAGCGGGGAAGAGATCGGAGACATTCTGGATCTCAACAAAAACACCGTGATGACTCGACTGTTTAGAGCTCGAAACCAGCTCAAAGACCTATTGGATTCAAGTAAAGAAACACAGGGGATGCAGAATGGATGA
- a CDS encoding DUF3379 domain-containing protein — protein MDDLEFRRRIMSDPKARDEELIAAITANESNARFADDVLSLDARIEQAMRVDAPDNLADKILFQQSTTEKVVRPSFVKRHFALAASIAFAFGVMVGQLNWTPAVVPTAQASLADTAMDHVVAEKPFIRNLDEQADSAQVNMKLSPFAYRFKETFPYHVYYLNHCGFGTSNAFHMVFQGEKGKVTLFITDIPSENAANFVDREMSGTLMPLEGASMIVVGSMDEDVEKIAKHLSTIIEPKA, from the coding sequence ATGGATGATTTAGAATTTCGTCGCCGCATCATGTCAGACCCCAAAGCGAGAGACGAGGAGCTGATCGCGGCCATAACGGCAAATGAAAGCAATGCGAGATTTGCTGACGACGTGTTAAGCCTAGATGCGCGAATCGAACAAGCGATGCGTGTTGATGCGCCAGATAATCTGGCCGACAAGATACTGTTTCAGCAGTCCACAACTGAAAAGGTTGTAAGACCAAGTTTTGTGAAACGTCATTTTGCGCTAGCCGCGTCTATCGCCTTTGCCTTTGGTGTGATGGTAGGCCAATTAAACTGGACTCCGGCTGTAGTGCCAACTGCGCAAGCGAGTCTAGCGGACACCGCGATGGACCACGTTGTGGCTGAAAAACCGTTTATCCGTAACTTGGATGAACAAGCTGACTCAGCTCAAGTGAACATGAAGCTGTCTCCATTTGCTTATCGCTTTAAAGAGACCTTCCCTTATCACGTGTACTACCTAAATCACTGTGGATTTGGTACAAGTAACGCCTTCCATATGGTGTTCCAAGGTGAAAAAGGCAAAGTTACCCTGTTTATTACCGATATCCCATCGGAAAATGCAGCTAACTTCGTCGATAGAGAAATGTCAGGTACTTTGATGCCACTCGAAGGCGCTTCTATGATAGTTGTCGGTAGTATGGACGAAGACGTAGAGAAGATTGCTAAGCACCTCTCTACTATTATTGAACCTAAGGCATAG
- a CDS encoding OmpP1/FadL family transporter: MNKTRVFQRSLLAVAVAVTTSQAHAAGFQLNAQSATGIGRAFAGDAVIADNASSMARNPATMALFDKTSLSLGFETIITDISVKDSAAPSIYPDYDDVGGTSVAPNIHLIVPVNDKFAWGVNAYSNFGTNTDFSDSPQYNNSLFGGETDILSMNIGLAGSYRLNEQWSFGAGLDIIYGKGTLRRGNQELKALAGPAGDLLFPGNDFINVQDAEGWGVGFNVGTVYELNENNRFGLSYRYSPEIEAKDDAGQKITLPLPDMVEFSGYHRIQDTKFAAHYSVQWIGWSAFDVVEFENLQGQGMNASGSYESVYDWQDGWRFAIGGTYYLSDAWTLRAGYMHDTSAQDEVTSISVPDSDRNWFSGGFTYHFNEDQNLDFGFTYLVGSDTDVLDQGILSATTRADAILVGLQYSHQF; encoded by the coding sequence ATGAATAAGACGCGTGTTTTTCAACGCTCTCTACTTGCAGTTGCAGTAGCAGTAACCACTTCTCAGGCTCACGCAGCAGGTTTCCAACTTAACGCACAGTCAGCGACAGGTATCGGTCGTGCATTTGCAGGTGACGCAGTAATCGCAGATAACGCGTCTTCTATGGCTCGTAACCCAGCGACAATGGCCCTTTTTGATAAAACTTCTTTGTCTCTAGGTTTTGAAACCATCATTACTGACATCTCTGTTAAAGATTCAGCTGCACCATCTATCTATCCAGACTACGACGATGTTGGTGGTACATCTGTAGCACCAAACATCCACTTGATCGTTCCAGTAAATGACAAGTTTGCATGGGGTGTTAACGCGTACTCAAACTTTGGTACTAACACTGACTTCTCTGATAGCCCTCAGTACAATAACTCTCTATTCGGCGGTGAAACAGACATCCTGAGCATGAACATCGGTCTTGCTGGTTCTTACCGCTTGAACGAGCAATGGAGCTTCGGTGCGGGCCTAGATATCATCTATGGTAAAGGTACTCTACGTCGTGGTAACCAAGAGCTTAAAGCTCTTGCTGGCCCAGCAGGTGACCTTCTTTTCCCTGGCAATGACTTCATTAACGTACAAGACGCGGAAGGCTGGGGTGTAGGTTTCAACGTAGGCACAGTTTACGAGCTAAACGAAAATAACCGCTTCGGTTTATCTTATCGTTACAGCCCAGAAATCGAAGCTAAAGATGACGCTGGTCAAAAGATCACTCTACCACTTCCAGACATGGTTGAATTCTCTGGTTACCACCGAATCCAAGATACCAAGTTTGCGGCTCACTACTCTGTACAGTGGATCGGTTGGAGCGCATTTGACGTAGTTGAGTTCGAAAACCTTCAAGGTCAAGGCATGAACGCGAGCGGTAGTTACGAGTCAGTATACGATTGGCAAGATGGCTGGCGCTTCGCCATTGGTGGTACTTACTACCTAAGCGACGCTTGGACACTACGTGCTGGTTACATGCACGATACCAGCGCTCAAGACGAAGTTACTTCAATCTCAGTACCTGACTCAGATCGTAACTGGTTCTCTGGTGGCTTCACTTACCACTTCAACGAAGACCAAAACCTAGACTTCGGCTTTACTTACCTAGTAGGTTCAGACACTGATGTTCTAGACCAAGGTATCCTAAGCGCAACAACTCGCGCGGATGCTATCCTAGTAGGTCTTCAGTACAGCCACCAATTCTAA
- a CDS encoding DNA-3-methyladenine glycosylase I: MNLEKFEDIYFRAAERKGGEAELEARLSSPLFDDEIAEIPDDRWLAAFSQKVFQSGISWSVVRKKWPNFEEVFFGFKPEHLLMLSDEMWEKKAQDPRIIRHFAKVMTIQANAQMIIGSRREHGSFADMVANWPAERITELWDYLKKNGKRLGGNTGPYALRQLGVDTFIMSSDVESYLRAYKIVEGGRDTKRARTSANKAFCEWQQESGRSLTQISQVIAFSCGDNRV, translated from the coding sequence ATGAATCTAGAAAAGTTTGAAGATATCTATTTTAGAGCTGCGGAAAGAAAGGGTGGGGAAGCTGAGCTTGAAGCACGCTTATCATCGCCACTGTTTGATGATGAGATTGCTGAAATACCTGATGATCGCTGGTTGGCTGCATTCAGTCAGAAGGTGTTTCAATCAGGGATTTCTTGGTCGGTAGTTCGTAAGAAGTGGCCAAACTTTGAAGAGGTCTTCTTCGGCTTTAAGCCTGAGCATCTTTTGATGCTTTCTGATGAGATGTGGGAGAAAAAGGCGCAAGATCCACGCATTATTCGACATTTTGCCAAGGTAATGACCATACAAGCCAATGCCCAAATGATCATTGGCTCAAGGCGCGAACACGGCTCTTTCGCCGATATGGTAGCGAACTGGCCAGCAGAGCGAATTACAGAGCTTTGGGACTACTTGAAGAAAAACGGTAAGCGATTAGGTGGTAATACGGGTCCGTACGCCTTAAGACAGCTAGGCGTAGACACTTTTATCATGTCATCAGATGTTGAAAGTTATCTAAGAGCCTACAAGATTGTAGAAGGTGGTCGCGACACAAAACGAGCACGAACTTCGGCCAACAAAGCCTTTTGTGAATGGCAACAAGAATCAGGTCGAAGCCTTACCCAAATTAGTCAAGTTATTGCCTTCAGTTGTGGTGATAATCGAGTTTAA
- a CDS encoding metallophosphoesterase family protein, with product MKFKVSALAFVTAALLAGCNDSSSSNNDHGDKPGNLPEKPPVEIEGVKIAFMPDIHFHDVYGDFKDGSFDGLYNSITGKGATIRTMQSQMESTRLFNENYFAMIAALDDVVARGIKHVALPGDFSDDGQPVHMRGLVSIFDYYADKYDLEFFAAPGNHDPTRPFTIPNGKRDYLGAGGKEQRIYSRGRDGCEGYDGDWTVIHNPDWELPQICTEEVKEWGYKEIMEILAPHGFHPTPEHYYFETPYSSQGARDNYRYETAYIESAFENRFFEICHEGTGGDYKKPDYTSCSMVPDTTYLVEPIEGVWLMAIDANVYRPKAGTPDNSTDGNDFDGSSNAGYNMMLTHKQHVIEWITDTVEAAKEQNKVLISFSHFPMTDFYNGASEEIEDIFGEGNFQLKRVPEDDTSKALAQTGLGIHVGGHMHFNDTGKKQYHIGGETYTLFNIQAPSLAGYIPAYKVLEIKGAGQVEVETVIIEEVPRFNELFEHYAEEHAHLTASGKENVWTREILDSKDYYQLTDWHIKELTRLRFLPSEWPQDLKNMLFNMNGKDMLILSQLETDITVCQLKAALDMPCADAYSQDDLNEFMKDWNEAKTKATLLAQEHGLTLIEFAEWDGTELATDFYRLRNADELAFRDIKQSRLPQYKLLSNELSEMETEVRLPTESDGHTPVGQVFKVRFGTLFYILDRFATGEASDHFLIDTEMGEIIDLKKVADREAMQQQ from the coding sequence ATGAAATTCAAGGTTAGTGCTTTAGCATTCGTAACCGCAGCTCTGCTAGCTGGCTGTAACGACAGCTCGTCCAGCAACAATGACCATGGTGACAAGCCAGGTAATCTTCCAGAGAAGCCGCCAGTAGAAATCGAGGGTGTAAAGATAGCCTTCATGCCAGATATCCATTTCCACGATGTGTATGGCGATTTCAAAGATGGTTCATTTGATGGGCTGTATAACAGCATCACTGGCAAAGGCGCGACTATTCGTACTATGCAATCTCAGATGGAATCCACACGCCTGTTCAATGAGAACTACTTCGCGATGATTGCAGCTTTGGATGATGTGGTTGCTCGCGGTATTAAGCACGTTGCTCTTCCTGGTGATTTTAGTGATGATGGCCAGCCTGTGCATATGCGCGGCTTGGTGAGTATCTTTGACTACTATGCAGACAAATATGATCTAGAGTTCTTTGCCGCTCCTGGTAACCACGATCCAACGCGTCCATTTACTATTCCAAATGGTAAGCGTGACTACCTGGGTGCTGGTGGTAAAGAGCAGCGCATCTATAGCCGAGGAAGAGATGGTTGTGAGGGCTATGATGGTGATTGGACGGTTATTCATAACCCAGATTGGGAACTGCCTCAGATCTGTACTGAAGAGGTGAAAGAGTGGGGTTATAAGGAGATCATGGAAATCCTTGCTCCGCACGGCTTCCACCCAACACCTGAGCACTATTACTTTGAGACCCCATACTCATCTCAAGGTGCACGTGACAACTACCGCTATGAGACGGCTTATATCGAGTCTGCGTTTGAAAATCGCTTCTTTGAGATTTGCCATGAAGGTACCGGTGGTGACTATAAAAAGCCTGACTACACCTCATGTTCTATGGTCCCAGACACAACCTACCTAGTAGAGCCAATCGAAGGCGTTTGGTTGATGGCTATCGATGCCAACGTGTATCGCCCTAAAGCTGGGACTCCAGATAACTCTACTGACGGCAATGATTTCGATGGTTCGAGCAATGCTGGCTATAACATGATGTTGACCCATAAGCAGCATGTGATTGAGTGGATCACAGATACAGTGGAAGCAGCCAAAGAGCAGAACAAGGTACTTATCTCGTTTAGTCATTTCCCAATGACTGACTTCTATAACGGCGCCTCTGAAGAGATCGAAGACATCTTCGGTGAGGGTAACTTCCAGCTTAAGCGTGTACCTGAGGATGATACCTCTAAGGCTCTGGCACAAACGGGTCTTGGCATCCATGTCGGTGGTCACATGCACTTTAACGACACGGGTAAGAAGCAATACCACATCGGTGGTGAGACCTATACCCTGTTCAACATCCAAGCGCCTTCATTAGCTGGCTATATCCCAGCGTATAAGGTTCTGGAAATCAAAGGTGCAGGCCAAGTTGAGGTAGAAACCGTTATTATCGAAGAGGTTCCACGCTTTAATGAGCTGTTTGAGCACTATGCAGAAGAACATGCTCATCTAACTGCTAGTGGCAAAGAGAATGTTTGGACTCGCGAGATCCTAGATTCAAAAGATTACTACCAGCTAACCGATTGGCATATCAAAGAGCTTACACGTCTTCGTTTCCTACCAAGCGAGTGGCCGCAAGATCTGAAGAACATGCTATTCAACATGAATGGTAAAGATATGCTGATTCTGTCTCAGCTTGAAACTGACATCACTGTTTGTCAGTTAAAAGCAGCGCTAGATATGCCGTGTGCTGATGCATACAGCCAAGACGATCTGAATGAATTCATGAAGGATTGGAATGAAGCCAAGACTAAGGCAACACTACTTGCCCAAGAGCACGGCCTTACCCTGATTGAATTTGCAGAGTGGGACGGCACTGAGCTTGCGACAGACTTCTATCGCCTGCGTAACGCAGATGAACTGGCGTTCCGTGACATTAAGCAGTCTCGTCTGCCTCAGTACAAGCTACTAAGTAATGAGCTATCTGAGATGGAAACAGAAGTTCGTCTTCCGACTGAGTCTGATGGTCATACTCCGGTAGGTCAGGTATTCAAGGTTCGTTTCGGTACTCTGTTCTACATCCTAGACAGGTTCGCAACCGGTGAAGCAAGTGATCACTTCCTAATCGATACCGAGATGGGAGAGATTATCGACCTTAAGAAGGTGGCTGACCGCGAAGCGATGCAACAACAGTAG